Proteins encoded by one window of Halobaculum halobium:
- a CDS encoding DUF5800 family protein, whose protein sequence is MTTLSFDKTGADVVHQGTEFRLEKELIEDATRKSYMDVTDHEVLQIVEEQPSLSGEPRRIGDIV, encoded by the coding sequence ATGACAACGCTTTCGTTCGACAAGACCGGCGCCGACGTCGTCCATCAGGGGACGGAGTTCCGGCTGGAAAAAGAGCTGATCGAGGACGCGACCCGCAAGTCGTACATGGACGTGACCGACCACGAGGTGCTGCAGATCGTCGAGGAGCAGCCGTCGCTGTCGGGCGAGCCGCGCCGGATCGGCGACATCGTCTGA
- a CDS encoding pyridoxal phosphate-dependent aminotransferase, which produces MTTFSDRVERISISGIREVFEAAGADAINLGLGQPDFPTPDHAKRAAIDAIEAGDTDAYTGNKGTAELREAIADKHARDQGIEVDPGDVIATAGGSEALHLAMEAHVDAGQEVLIPDPGFVAYDALAKLAGGEPVPVPLRDDLTIDPAAIEDRITDDTAAFVVNSPGNPTGTVSSEADVKEFARIAREHDVLCVSDEVYEHFVFDGEHRSPIEFERDNVVVVNAASKAYSMTGWRLGWVTGASDRIERMLRVHQYVQACASAPAQYAAEAALSGPQGVVDEMHAAYERRRDLVVEGLADAGLDCPTPQGAFYAMPRVPEGFVDECIERGVVVVPGEAFGEHGAGHARISYATGEDDLEAALSIMAETAEAVR; this is translated from the coding sequence ATGACGACCTTCTCCGACCGCGTGGAGCGAATCTCCATCAGCGGCATCCGCGAGGTGTTCGAGGCGGCCGGCGCCGATGCCATCAACCTCGGGCTCGGCCAGCCGGACTTTCCGACGCCTGACCACGCCAAGCGCGCCGCAATCGACGCCATCGAGGCCGGCGACACGGACGCCTACACGGGCAACAAGGGCACCGCAGAACTACGCGAGGCGATCGCCGACAAACACGCGCGCGACCAGGGGATCGAAGTCGACCCCGGGGACGTGATCGCGACGGCGGGCGGCAGCGAGGCGCTGCACCTCGCGATGGAGGCGCACGTCGACGCCGGGCAGGAGGTCCTCATTCCGGATCCGGGCTTCGTCGCCTACGACGCGCTCGCGAAACTCGCCGGCGGCGAGCCCGTGCCCGTCCCGCTGCGAGATGACCTGACGATCGATCCGGCGGCGATCGAAGACCGGATCACCGACGACACCGCCGCGTTCGTCGTCAACTCGCCCGGCAACCCCACGGGGACGGTCTCCTCGGAAGCTGACGTGAAGGAGTTCGCCCGCATCGCCCGCGAACACGACGTGTTGTGCGTCTCCGACGAGGTGTACGAGCACTTCGTCTTCGACGGCGAGCACCGCTCGCCGATCGAGTTCGAGCGCGACAACGTCGTCGTCGTCAACGCGGCCTCGAAGGCGTACTCGATGACGGGGTGGCGCCTCGGGTGGGTCACCGGCGCGAGCGACCGCATCGAGCGCATGCTGCGCGTCCACCAGTACGTCCAAGCGTGTGCGTCCGCCCCGGCGCAGTACGCCGCCGAGGCCGCCCTCTCGGGACCGCAGGGCGTCGTCGACGAGATGCACGCGGCGTACGAGCGCCGGCGCGACCTCGTCGTCGAGGGCCTCGCAGACGCCGGGCTCGACTGTCCGACTCCGCAGGGCGCGTTCTACGCGATGCCGCGCGTGCCCGAGGGGTTCGTCGACGAGTGCATCGAGCGCGGCGTCGTCGTCGTCCCCGGCGAGGCGTTCGGCGAGCACGGCGCCGGACACGCGCGTATCTCGTACGCCACGGGCGAGGACGACCTCGAGGCCGCACTTTCGATCATGGCCGAGACCGCGGAGGCGGTGCGATGA
- a CDS encoding aminotransferase class V-fold PLP-dependent enzyme, whose amino-acid sequence MAGTEFDPDLAADHGARPDSPEALRGAIPACDRVAYFNTGATGPSPGRVLDASAAWERYHKVDVLAESDPYEVAFAEYERLRERLAAFLDAPADAVGLAESTADGISAVAAALDWEPGDTVVRTDIEHPAGTLPFDRLARRHGVEVRVVETDDGRIDTDEFADAVAGADLACFSSLSWNYGTRLPVRELCEIAADAGAFTVVDAVQSPGQRPLSVPEWGADAVACSGHKWCLGPWGAGLLYVDPSAEADLHPAQISYRSVESPAADEYDLKPGGARFERGTASLAPHVGLREAVETMESVGLDAVENRIHRLAGRLTDRLDDERLLSPADPDSGLVVFDASDPEATVERLHGEGLVIRDLPHPEAVRASVHAFNTEAEVDRLAEALNAAE is encoded by the coding sequence ATGGCCGGGACCGAGTTCGACCCCGATCTGGCGGCGGACCACGGCGCCCGCCCCGACTCCCCCGAGGCGCTTCGCGGGGCGATCCCCGCGTGCGACCGCGTCGCCTACTTCAACACGGGCGCGACCGGCCCGTCGCCGGGGCGGGTGCTCGACGCGTCGGCCGCCTGGGAGCGGTACCACAAAGTCGACGTGCTCGCCGAGTCGGACCCCTACGAGGTCGCCTTCGCGGAGTACGAGCGCCTCCGCGAGCGACTCGCCGCGTTCCTCGACGCGCCCGCCGACGCGGTCGGGCTCGCAGAGAGCACCGCTGACGGCATCAGCGCCGTCGCGGCCGCCCTCGACTGGGAGCCCGGCGACACGGTCGTCCGCACCGACATCGAACACCCGGCCGGCACGCTGCCGTTCGACCGCCTCGCGCGCCGCCACGGCGTCGAGGTGCGCGTCGTCGAGACCGACGACGGACGCATCGACACCGACGAGTTCGCCGACGCCGTCGCCGGCGCGGATCTGGCCTGCTTCTCGTCGCTCTCGTGGAACTACGGCACTCGGCTCCCCGTCCGTGAGCTGTGCGAGATCGCCGCCGACGCGGGCGCGTTCACGGTCGTCGATGCGGTGCAGTCGCCCGGGCAGCGCCCGCTATCGGTTCCGGAGTGGGGCGCCGACGCTGTCGCCTGCTCGGGCCACAAGTGGTGTCTCGGCCCGTGGGGCGCCGGACTGCTGTACGTCGACCCCTCGGCCGAGGCCGACCTCCATCCCGCGCAGATCAGCTACCGGAGCGTCGAGTCGCCCGCCGCCGACGAGTACGATCTGAAGCCGGGCGGCGCGCGCTTCGAACGCGGAACCGCGTCGCTCGCGCCGCACGTCGGTCTCCGCGAGGCCGTCGAGACGATGGAGTCGGTCGGACTCGACGCGGTCGAGAACCGCATCCACCGGCTGGCCGGTCGGCTGACAGACCGACTCGACGACGAGCGACTGCTGTCGCCGGCCGACCCGGACTCGGGGCTCGTCGTCTTCGACGCGAGCGACCCGGAAGCGACCGTCGAGCGACTCCACGGGGAGGGGCTCGTGATCCGCGACCTCCCCCACCCGGAGGCGGTCCGCGCGTCCGTCCACGCGTTCAACACCGAAGCCGAGGTCGACCGGCTCGCCGAGGCCCTGAACGCCGCGGAGTAG
- a CDS encoding ribonuclease H-like domain-containing protein produces MRIRNSFIPVEGVGATTERRMWENDIREWGEFRQERAPGVGATTASRIESFVDEASERLDDRDASYFDRAFPSGERWRLYEDFRDGACFFDIETTGLSHDRDRVTTVSFHRDGETTTLVQGRDLSAASLREQFRAADLLVTFNGTSFDVPFLETSFGLEIDTPHLDLMYPCRTLGLTGGLKPIETDLGIARDGPDITGRDAVRLWREYERGDDRSLERLISYNRDDTVNLRTLADEVAGRLHREAVPDDDPIGTTLGGQ; encoded by the coding sequence ATGCGCATCAGAAACAGTTTCATCCCGGTCGAAGGGGTCGGCGCGACGACAGAGCGTCGAATGTGGGAGAACGATATCCGCGAGTGGGGGGAGTTCCGGCAGGAGCGCGCACCGGGGGTCGGCGCGACTACCGCCTCCCGCATCGAGTCGTTCGTCGACGAGGCGAGCGAGCGCCTCGACGACCGCGACGCGTCCTACTTCGATCGGGCGTTCCCGTCCGGTGAGCGCTGGCGCCTCTACGAGGACTTCCGCGACGGCGCCTGCTTCTTCGACATCGAGACGACCGGCCTCTCTCACGATCGCGACCGCGTCACGACGGTCTCGTTCCACCGGGACGGCGAGACGACCACGCTCGTGCAGGGGCGCGACCTCTCGGCGGCGTCGCTGCGCGAGCAGTTTCGCGCCGCGGACCTATTGGTGACGTTCAACGGGACGAGCTTCGACGTGCCGTTCCTCGAAACCTCGTTCGGCCTGGAGATCGATACGCCCCACCTCGATCTCATGTATCCGTGTCGGACGCTCGGACTGACCGGCGGCCTGAAACCGATCGAAACGGATCTGGGGATCGCCCGCGACGGCCCGGATATCACCGGTCGCGACGCGGTTCGGCTGTGGCGCGAGTACGAGCGCGGGGACGACCGATCGCTGGAGCGGCTGATCTCGTACAACCGCGACGACACGGTGAACCTGCGGACGCTCGCCGACGAGGTCGCCGGCCGGCTCCACCGGGAGGCGGTCCCCGACGACGACCCGATCGGAACGACGCTGGGCGGACAGTAA
- a CDS encoding DUF2391 domain-containing protein, which translates to MGKRPVRFDLADISQQAVGASLIAGGLLIPGDVWVIAAGMSLMQAVGAVALALALTYVALYTAVERRDPAAERSVAGLPLRFLSTIAIAIATSLLFVALYGLPVEGTHSTIETTKAVLVATFFTVLVAAAADAAVE; encoded by the coding sequence GTGGGTAAGCGACCCGTACGGTTCGACCTGGCGGACATCTCACAGCAGGCCGTCGGTGCGTCGCTCATCGCCGGCGGGCTGTTGATCCCCGGAGACGTCTGGGTGATCGCCGCCGGGATGAGTCTCATGCAGGCCGTTGGGGCGGTCGCGCTCGCGCTGGCGCTCACCTACGTTGCCCTCTACACTGCCGTCGAGCGCCGAGACCCCGCCGCAGAACGGTCCGTTGCGGGGCTTCCGCTGCGATTCCTCTCGACGATCGCGATCGCCATCGCCACCTCGCTGCTGTTCGTTGCGCTGTACGGACTCCCCGTGGAAGGGACACACTCGACGATCGAGACGACAAAGGCGGTGCTCGTCGCGACGTTCTTCACCGTCCTCGTCGCCGCCGCCGCTGACGCGGCGGTCGAGTGA
- a CDS encoding calcium/sodium antiporter, producing MVVPVPVADVLLLAVGVAALWVGARLLVGSSVRLARRVGLSELVIGLTVVAVGTSSPEIAVTVGAAIDGAADLAVGNVVGSNVFNLAVVLGLIAVIGPFAVEARLVRRDGLVLLGATLAGAVAVWDLAVSVPEGSVLLASLVGYTAFSLRTGTAGAAPTATDGTGAEPRQSDDSVDLSTPARRLATRPAFDLPLVVAGVAVVVGGGEILVGSAVRLSRAAGVSEWVIGGTVVAAGTSTPELAVSVVAVRQGSLGVSVGNVVGSSVFNVLGVLGLAALLTPLTVAPEALWSVGWLVVLTTAVVVGLWSGRRLTRVEGVLLVCSEGLRWVLSLFRIVG from the coding sequence ATGGTCGTTCCCGTCCCCGTGGCCGACGTGCTCCTCCTCGCGGTCGGCGTCGCGGCACTGTGGGTCGGCGCGCGGCTGCTCGTCGGGTCGTCCGTCCGGCTCGCGCGCCGCGTCGGGCTCTCTGAGTTGGTGATCGGGCTGACGGTCGTCGCGGTCGGTACCTCCAGCCCGGAGATCGCGGTCACTGTCGGCGCCGCGATCGACGGTGCCGCCGACCTGGCCGTCGGCAACGTGGTCGGGTCGAACGTATTCAACCTCGCTGTCGTCCTCGGGCTCATCGCGGTGATCGGCCCGTTTGCCGTCGAGGCTCGCCTCGTCCGACGCGACGGGCTCGTGCTTCTGGGGGCGACGCTGGCCGGCGCGGTCGCGGTGTGGGATCTCGCGGTGTCGGTGCCCGAGGGGAGCGTGCTCCTCGCGTCGTTGGTCGGGTACACCGCCTTCTCGCTGCGAACCGGCACCGCCGGGGCCGCGCCGACTGCGACCGACGGGACCGGCGCCGAACCACGCCAGTCCGACGACAGCGTCGACCTCTCCACGCCCGCCCGACGGCTGGCGACGAGGCCGGCGTTCGACCTGCCTCTGGTAGTCGCCGGCGTCGCCGTCGTCGTCGGCGGCGGCGAGATCCTCGTCGGATCGGCGGTTCGCCTCTCGCGGGCGGCAGGCGTCTCCGAGTGGGTGATCGGGGGGACGGTCGTCGCCGCCGGCACCTCGACCCCGGAGCTCGCGGTGTCGGTCGTGGCCGTACGACAGGGGAGCCTCGGCGTCTCCGTCGGCAACGTCGTCGGCTCCAGCGTGTTCAACGTGCTCGGCGTGCTCGGACTGGCGGCCCTGTTGACGCCGCTGACCGTCGCCCCGGAGGCGCTGTGGAGCGTCGGGTGGCTGGTCGTGCTGACGACGGCGGTCGTCGTTGGCCTGTGGTCCGGCCGGCGGCTCACCCGGGTCGAGGGCGTTCTCCTCGTGTGTTCGGAGGGCCTCCGATGGGTGCTCAGCCTGTTCCGTATCGTCGGGTGA
- a CDS encoding SOS response-associated peptidase, whose amino-acid sequence MCGRYSLTLTADELAERFDAAVPDDWEARYNCAPGQDLPVIAADSPESVRRMRWGYTPPWADESRDLINARAETVDETRAFAESFESRRCLVPADGFYEWSDRGGDKRPFRVAFDDERAFAMAGIHATWEPPTPGRQAGLGEWGGGSDDGDGSAADRVEAFAVLTTEPNDRIADLHHRMAVVLPREREDDWLAGEFEKTDLLRPYPGDDMRYYPVSSRVNSPANDDPSLIEERPVP is encoded by the coding sequence ATGTGCGGACGCTACTCGCTCACCCTCACTGCCGACGAACTCGCGGAGCGATTCGACGCCGCCGTCCCCGACGACTGGGAAGCGCGGTACAACTGCGCTCCGGGGCAGGATCTCCCGGTGATCGCCGCCGACTCCCCTGAGTCCGTCCGGCGGATGAGGTGGGGCTACACGCCGCCGTGGGCAGACGAGTCGCGCGATCTGATCAACGCCCGGGCGGAGACGGTCGACGAGACGCGCGCGTTCGCGGAGTCGTTCGAGTCGCGCCGGTGTCTCGTCCCTGCGGACGGCTTCTACGAATGGAGCGACCGCGGCGGCGACAAGCGGCCCTTCCGCGTCGCGTTCGACGACGAGCGCGCGTTCGCGATGGCCGGGATCCACGCGACGTGGGAGCCACCGACGCCGGGGAGACAGGCCGGGCTGGGCGAGTGGGGCGGCGGCAGCGACGACGGCGACGGCTCGGCGGCCGACCGCGTCGAGGCGTTCGCCGTGCTCACGACCGAGCCGAACGACCGGATCGCCGACCTCCACCACCGGATGGCCGTGGTTCTGCCCCGCGAGCGCGAGGACGACTGGCTCGCCGGCGAGTTCGAGAAGACCGATCTACTGAGGCCGTACCCGGGCGACGACATGCGCTACTACCCGGTGTCGTCGCGGGTGAACTCGCCCGCGAACGACGACCCGTCGCTGATCGAGGAGCGACCCGTTCCGTGA
- a CDS encoding redox-regulated ATPase YchF has protein sequence MISIALAGKPNAGKSTFYTAATMAEVDVGNYPFTTIDPNRGVTHVRTECPCLAREERCGDEDCHDGKRYVPVELLDVAGLVPGAHEGKGLGNQFLDALTDADVILQVVDAAGATNAEGEPVEVGEYDPVEEVDFIEAEMDAWLAGILDRNWESVERKSRSPDFDLEAALTDLLTGFGATEHDVTIVLRGLEYPDDPIQWTEADREALAAAIRARTKPIVLVANKADIAPAENIERLRETDKPVIPATADGELALRRAAEAGVVDYDPGDDDFEIVGDLSDQQADGLEQIRGVMDEFDGTGVQQALNEAVYGLLDLITAFPVQNETHWTDAKGNVLPDAFLLPHGSGPRDLAYAVHSDIGDGYLHAVDARADRRIGEDTELEEGDVIKIVSTAS, from the coding sequence ATGATCTCTATCGCGCTCGCGGGCAAGCCCAACGCGGGCAAGTCCACCTTCTACACGGCAGCGACGATGGCCGAGGTGGACGTGGGAAACTACCCGTTCACCACGATCGACCCGAACCGGGGCGTCACGCACGTCCGAACCGAGTGTCCCTGTCTCGCTCGCGAGGAACGCTGCGGTGACGAGGACTGTCACGACGGGAAACGGTACGTCCCGGTCGAACTGCTCGACGTGGCGGGGCTCGTGCCGGGAGCCCACGAGGGGAAGGGGCTGGGCAACCAGTTCCTCGACGCGCTCACCGACGCCGACGTGATCCTCCAGGTCGTCGACGCCGCGGGCGCGACGAACGCCGAGGGGGAGCCGGTCGAGGTCGGCGAGTACGACCCCGTCGAGGAGGTCGACTTCATCGAGGCCGAGATGGACGCCTGGCTCGCGGGCATCCTCGACCGCAACTGGGAGTCCGTCGAGCGCAAGTCTCGCTCGCCCGACTTCGACCTAGAAGCGGCGCTGACGGACCTGCTGACGGGCTTCGGCGCGACCGAACACGACGTGACGATCGTCTTGCGCGGGCTGGAGTATCCCGACGACCCGATCCAGTGGACCGAGGCCGACCGCGAGGCGCTGGCGGCGGCGATCCGCGCACGCACGAAGCCGATCGTTCTCGTGGCGAACAAGGCCGACATCGCGCCGGCCGAGAACATCGAGCGCCTGCGCGAGACCGACAAGCCGGTGATCCCCGCGACCGCGGACGGCGAACTCGCGCTCCGGCGCGCGGCGGAGGCCGGCGTCGTCGACTACGACCCGGGCGACGACGACTTCGAGATCGTCGGCGACCTCAGCGACCAACAGGCGGACGGACTCGAACAGATCCGCGGGGTGATGGACGAGTTCGACGGCACCGGCGTTCAGCAGGCGCTGAACGAGGCGGTGTACGGCCTGCTCGATCTGATCACCGCCTTCCCCGTCCAGAACGAGACGCACTGGACCGACGCGAAGGGGAACGTCCTCCCGGACGCGTTCCTGCTTCCCCACGGGAGCGGCCCGCGCGATCTCGCGTACGCCGTCCACAGCGACATCGGCGACGGCTACCTCCACGCCGTCGACGCCCGCGCTGACCGCCGGATCGGCGAGGATACCGAGTTGGAGGAGGGCGACGTGATCAAGATCGTTTCGACGGCGTCGTAG
- a CDS encoding proteasome assembly chaperone family protein has protein sequence MGHIDVVSERAFDEPVLVEGFPGVGLVGKIVADHLVGTLDAELYATVHCDGLPPAAAYGADDRAVTTPVRLYAAPEDDLLVLQSDVPVSPSAAEEFADCIDGWFREEGVMPLYIAGMRRNGGGGGGGEGEGEGEGDSDGDGDAAEHPSLCGIGVGAGADLLDEIGVAEPDSAGIVSGPTGALLTHALETELPAVGLVAESDPQFPDPAAARVVLEEAVEPISGVDVDVETLDDQAERIQQAKAQLAAQLRQQDENVTQAQPLRMYQ, from the coding sequence ATGGGACACATCGACGTGGTCTCCGAGCGCGCGTTCGACGAGCCGGTGCTCGTGGAGGGGTTCCCCGGCGTGGGGCTGGTCGGGAAGATCGTCGCGGACCACCTCGTCGGGACGCTCGACGCGGAGCTGTACGCGACCGTCCACTGCGACGGCCTGCCGCCCGCGGCCGCCTACGGGGCGGACGACCGCGCGGTCACCACGCCCGTGCGGCTGTACGCCGCCCCGGAGGACGACCTGCTCGTGCTCCAGTCTGACGTGCCGGTCTCTCCGAGCGCCGCCGAGGAGTTCGCCGACTGCATCGACGGGTGGTTCCGCGAGGAGGGGGTCATGCCGCTGTACATCGCGGGAATGCGCCGAAACGGCGGGGGCGGGGGCGGGGGCGAGGGCGAGGGCGAGGGCGAGGGCGATAGCGATGGCGACGGCGACGCGGCGGAACACCCCTCGCTGTGCGGGATCGGCGTCGGCGCCGGCGCCGATCTGCTGGACGAGATCGGCGTTGCAGAGCCCGACTCAGCGGGCATCGTGTCGGGGCCGACGGGCGCGCTGTTGACGCACGCGCTCGAAACCGAACTGCCGGCGGTCGGCCTCGTCGCCGAGTCCGACCCGCAGTTCCCGGATCCCGCCGCGGCGCGGGTCGTGCTGGAGGAGGCTGTCGAGCCGATCTCGGGCGTCGACGTCGACGTCGAAACGCTCGACGACCAGGCCGAGCGGATCCAGCAGGCGAAAGCGCAGTTGGCCGCGCAGCTCCGCCAGCAGGACGAGAACGTCACGCAGGCGCAGCCGCTGCGGATGTACCAGTAG